A window from Fusarium musae strain F31 chromosome 8, whole genome shotgun sequence encodes these proteins:
- a CDS encoding hypothetical protein (EggNog:ENOG41), with protein MPFYEIHHSCPFTQDQRQSLAAAITRLHCEAFKTPAFLVHVRFFAEDNTNNTYFVAGKSHPLTSNRISGNVRTSAARSKADFDDLGAKIEAAWYQSLQITSPTEKSTWSDEDEKTRLIMVKFIPLVTIREGGMAAPLAGDEKAWLKEQLPHIESMANKGVEDFIDFWNEIKGSKGQ; from the coding sequence ATGCCCTTCTACGAAATCCATCATTCTTGTCCTTTCACTCAGGACCAACGTCAAAGTCTAGCAGCCGCAATTACAAGGCTTCACTGTGAAGCTTTCAAGACTCCAGCATTCCTGGTCCACGTACGCTTCTTCGCAGAAGACAACACCAATAACACTTACTTCGTCGCTGGAAAGTCTCACCCTCTAACATCAAATCGCATCTCTGGAAATGTTCGCACGTCGGCAGCCCGGTCGAAAGCAGATTTCGATGATCTCGGTGCTAAGATTGAAGCAGCTTGGTACCAATCGCTTCAAATCACGTCGCCGACTGAGAAGTCAACTTGgagcgacgaggatgagaagacaaGGTTGATTATGGTGAAATTTATACCGCTAGTCACGATTCGTGAGGGAGGAATGGCTGCGCCACTGGCGGGTGACGAAAAAGCGTGGCTCAAAGAACAGCTGCCCCATATTGAGAGTATGGCTAATAAAGGCGTTGAGGATTTTATTGACTTCTGGAATGAAATCAAGGGGAGCAAGGGTCAGTGA
- a CDS encoding hypothetical protein (EggNog:ENOG41): MSSKSFYALIAGVGPGTGRSVALRFAQKYPVVLLARRPESYESTLADVQKAGGKAIGVSADVGDAASLKKAFETINKELPDSQLAAAIYNVGSGGFAKKPFLELTENDLNASIDGSIRAFFNFAQASIPHLLEAVPNSHYPPTLILTGATASIKGSAQFSTFAAGKWGQRAMHQSLAREFGPKGVHIAHAVIDGVINIPRTKDWAANDGVEDGKISPDAIAEAYWNLHTQHRSAFTQEIDIRPYVEKW; encoded by the exons ATGTCATCCAAGTCCTTCTACGCTCTCATCGCTGGCGTTGGCCCTGGCACTG GTCGTTCCGTCGCCCTGCGGTTCGCTCAGAAATACCCAGTCGTATTGCTTGCTCGCCGACCTGAGAGTTATGAGAGTACTCTTGCGGATGTTCAGAAAGCGGGCGGTAAGGCAATCGGAGTCTCCGCTGATGTAGGCGACGCTGCGTCTTTGAAGAAGGCTTTCGAGACAATCAACAAGGAATTACCAGATAGTCAACTCGCAGCCGCCATCTACAACGTTGGAAGCGGCGGCTTTGCTAAGAAGCCGTTCTTGGAGCTCACAGAGAATGACCTGAATGCCAGCATTGATGGATCCAT CCGAGCATTCTTCAATTTTGCGCAAGCAAGTAtccctcatcttcttgaagcAGTACCGAATTCTCACTACCCTCCTACTCTAATCCTCACGGGTGCCACAGCTTCCATTAAGGGGTCCGCGCAGTTCAGCACCTTTGCAGCTGGGAAATGGGGCCAACGCGCGATGCATCAGTCTCTTGCACGTGAATTCGGTCCAAAGGGTGTCCATATAGCTCATGCTGTGATTGACGGAGTGATAAATATCCCTCGCACAAAAGACTGGGCTGCTAATGACGGTGTCGAGGATGGAAAGATTAGTCCTGATGCG ATTGCTGAGGCTTATTGGAATCTTCATACCCAACATCGCTCTGCATTTACACAGGAGATCGATATCCGACCATACGTTGAGAAGTGGTAG
- a CDS encoding hypothetical protein (EggNog:ENOG41) encodes MSTRRSARLHALQDRVPTSAQDDSGTDMPSKTGKRKGTVSKLHEKPLVISNAKRHVASKDGMPATKKARVETSCMKAEELSAKSPTSTTTDLLWSCPREILNLILDHRSAERNQIEDTRTLGRLCCTSKSYFAMVAPRLYERVNISVAYHAHIPKLIRTLEPFLSINQRKQLRKKGQYRGQQESFPNVVDPQKKPRFGEYARQACLFIGDPGRNHKYIVNRYVEEALKNMPNLEVVETSSITESISKSLASQKNLRALNVSAGNLGESESKPLAKIKDLKHLAIHLLGFASPNFRKDNTPLSLILNSRTTLRSLVIETLSFSSVFLDDWPKGKSLTSLKSLSLTGATIDEEFLSALANAVDFVALEELKFGYLSHDPKILFQYLSDVFSKTRDNHKSKIKMRNLSIEMGKETPFAVPEEQEAHVDARIDFISSFDTLTCLELHDYGQYRQEITVNPGLKSSLVRAILKHENLTKLKISYRGVTSGYKITSLEPETVSTLVDNLPELKVFEFIPEPTKLAEIARIICRGRNLTTVTLITGGSWSSLAQNQEKGLELLHSIFDQVLKGDANNDVGVFKWEDHSKITRVAMDWMIWEIGSKLGKAKKGMKKAKKMSVAVGKQKREVLYRDIADFIRVPLLNGLGSKWVDKVKNDIE; translated from the exons ATGTCCACCCGGAGAAGCGCCAGGCTCCACGCTTTGCAGGACCGGGTGCCTACAAGCGCCCAAGATGACTCCGGCACTGACATGCCTAGCAAAACAGGCAAGCGTAAAGGAACAGTGAGCAAATTGCACGAAAAGCCCCTCGTCATCAGCAATGCGAAAAGACACGTCGCCAGCAAGGATGGAATGCCAGCTACAAAGAAAGCCAGGGTAGAAACTAGTTGTATGAAGGCTGAAGAGTTATCCGCGAAGTCACCAACGAGTACAACGACCGACCTTCTTTGGTCCTGTCCACGAGAGATTCTGAACTTGATTTTGGACCAT CGAAGTGCTGAACGCAATCAGATTGAGGATACTAGGACGCTCGGAAGACTTTGCTGCACAAGCAAGAGTTACTTTGCCATGGTTGCACCTCGACTCTACGAGCGCGTTAATATCTCCGTAGCGTATCACGCTCATATTCCGAAGTTAATCCGAACTCTTGAGCCTTTTCTCTCTATTAATCAAAGAAAACAACTCAGGAAGAAGGGCCAGTATCGAGGCCAACAAGAAAGCTTCCCCAACGTTGTTGATCCTCAAAAGAAGCCTCGTTTTGGGGAGTACGCCCGCCAAGCCTGCCTTTTCATCGGCGACCCAGGAAGAAATCACAAGTACATTGTAAATCGATATGTCGAGGAAGCTCTGAAGAATATGCCCAATCTTGAGGTCGTCGAAACCTCTAGCATCACAGA ATCTATCTCTAAGAGTCTAGCAAGCCAAAAGAATTTGAGAGCCTTGAACGTTTCTGCCGGAAACTTGGGAGAAAGCGAATCCAAACCGCTAGCGAAAATCAAAGATCTCAAACACTTGGCCATTCATCTGCTCGGTTTTGCTAGCCCCAACTTCCGAAAAGACAATACTCCATTATCTTTGATTCTCAATTCTAGAACAACCCTTCGGAGTCTGGTCATAGAGACTTTATCGTTCAGCTCTGTGTTCTTGGATGACTGGCCGAAAGGCAAGAGCCTTACCTCGCTCAAATCGTTGTCTCTTACGGGAGCTACTATTGATGAAGAATTTTTGAGCGCTCTAGCAAATGCTGTCGACTTTGTTGCGCTGGAAGAATTGAAGTTTGGCTATCTCTCACATGACCCGAAAATATTGTTTCAGTATCTTAGCGATGTCTTCTCGAAGACCCGAGATAACCACAAGTCCAAAATCAAAATGCGCAACTTGAGCATTGAAATGGGAAAAGAAACTCCTTTCGCGGTACCTGAGGAGCAAGAAGCGCACGTTGACGCCAGAATCGACTTTATATCGTCTTTCGACACTTTGACTTGTCTGGAGCTGCATGACTACGGCCAATACCGTCAAGAGATCACGGTCAATCCTGGTCTGAAGAGCTCACTCGTCAGAGCTATTCTCAAACATGAGAACCTGACCAAGCTGAAGATATCCTACAGAGGTGTCACGAGTGGCTACAAAATAACGTCCTTGGAACCTGAGACGGTCTCGACTCTGGTTGATAATCTTCCAGAGTTGAAGGTGTTTGAGTTTATTCCAGAACCGACCAAGCTG GCAGAAATTGCTAGAATCATATGCCGTGGCCGCAACCTGACAACCGTCACTCTTATTACCGGCGGCTCATGGTCGAGCCTAGCTCAAAATCAGGAGAAGGGCTTAGAGCTTCTGCATTCAATCTTCGACCAAGTTCTGAAGGGCGATGCGAACAACGACGTGGGAGTTTTCAAATGGGAAGACCATAGCAAGATCACTCGCGTGGCCATGGATTGGATGATATGGGAAATCGGATCGAAACTCGGCAAGGCCAAAAAAGGAATGaaaaaggccaagaagatgagcgTTGCAGTTGGAAAGCAGAAGCGGGAGGTCTTGTATCGTGATATCGCGGATTTCATTCGCGTCCCTCTTCTCAATGGGCTTGGGAGCAAATGGGTAGACAAGGTTAAGAACGATATCGAATAA
- a CDS encoding hypothetical protein (EggNog:ENOG41) produces MFTRPEHVREASETVSDNVTVQPLAVSELWIRDTGPVFVHGTQNGCSNGLKLNFNYWGAKIPSTGDEAVAANIQIPEASVIDQKDEKDECASQGNAIPIVDAGFTGEGGAIEVDGDGTLLATESSIVNENRNPGRSKEELEGLFEKYFGIHKVIWLTGVKGYDITDFHIDAFARFIKPGQVLLSRPSERADPRVIQAYREAKKTLGNTTDHGGRRLEVFEVEEPHPSDLPGENWDHFDVTVASYANYYLPNGGLIMPRFGVGKLDDDAYAFFRQHFPDREIVQVNLNILPKLGGGIHCATQQVPAEDWMQRGIRRRELKF; encoded by the coding sequence ATGTTTACCCGCCCGGAACACGTTCGTGAAGCATCTGAAACGGTGTCTGATAACGTCACTGTGCAACCACTGGCTGTGAGCGAGCTTTGGATCCGCGATACAGGACCGGTCTTTGTTCATGGAACGCAAAACGGCTGTTCTAATGGACTGAAGCTTAATTTCAATTACTGGGGAGCCAAGATACCATCCACTGGTGATGAAGCGGTTGCTGCGAATATCCAGATCCCAGAAGCTTCAGTCATAGACCAGAAGGATGAAAAAGATGAATGTGCGTCTCAAGGAAATGCCATACCTATTGTTGACGCCGGTTTCACTGGTGAAGGAGGCGCGATTGAGGtcgatggagatggaacCCTTCTGGCGACTGAGAGCTCCATCGTCAATGAGAACCGTAATCCGGGCAGATCGAAGGAAGAGCTGGAAGGATTATTCGAGAAATACTTCGGCATCCACAAAGTGATCTGGCTTACTGGCGTCAAAGGCTATGATATCACTGACTTTCACATCGATGCATTCGCGAGATTCATCAAACCGGGCCAGGTTCTTCTGAGCAGACCTTCTGAACGTGCTGATCCGCGGGTGATCCAAGCCTACAGAGAAGCCAAGAAAACTTTGGGGAACACAACAGATCATGGAGGAAGACGATTGGAAGtctttgaagttgaagagcctCATCCCAGTGACCTTCCCGGCGAGAACTGGGATCATTTTGATGTTACTGTTGCTTCATACGCCAACTACTACCTCCCCAACGGAGGACTGATCATGCCGCGTTTTGGAGTTGGAaaacttgatgatgatgcctaCGCCTTTTTCCGCCAACACTTCCCAGATCGAGAGATTGTTCAAGTTAATTTGAACATTCTTCCTAAGCTCGGCGGAGGAATTCATTGTGCTACCCAGCAAGTACCGGCGGAGGATTGGATGCAGAGAGGAATACGAAGAAGGGAATTGAAGTTCTAA